The proteins below come from a single Rhodanobacter sp. LX-99 genomic window:
- the rpsB gene encoding 30S ribosomal protein S2 yields the protein MAQVTMRQMLEAGVHFGHQTRYWNPKMAPYIFGARGKIHIINLEKTLPLFTDAMNFLSGLAQKRGTILFVGTKRSAREPLAEEAARAGMPFVTSRWLGGMLTNFRTVKQSVSRLKELEAAETDGSFDKLVKHEVLARRREREKLQASLGGIKDMNRLPDALFVIDIGHEDIAVQEAKKLGIPVIAVVDTNYNPELVDYAIPGNDDAIRAIQLYARAAADSILEGKAAAPAAAQGDANDFVELDEEGNPVAKIDRKPAPRRDAAPRKSAPRRDGGRDGGRGPRNDGAPAAK from the coding sequence ATGGCCCAAGTCACCATGCGCCAGATGCTCGAAGCGGGCGTCCATTTCGGTCACCAGACCCGTTACTGGAACCCCAAGATGGCCCCGTACATCTTCGGCGCCCGCGGCAAGATCCACATCATCAACCTCGAAAAGACCCTGCCGCTGTTCACCGACGCGATGAACTTCCTGTCGGGCCTGGCGCAGAAGCGCGGCACCATCCTGTTCGTCGGCACCAAGCGTTCGGCCCGCGAGCCGCTGGCTGAGGAAGCTGCGCGCGCCGGCATGCCGTTCGTCACCTCGCGCTGGCTCGGCGGCATGCTGACCAACTTCCGCACCGTGAAGCAGTCCGTTTCGCGCCTGAAGGAACTGGAAGCGGCCGAGACCGACGGTTCGTTCGACAAGCTGGTCAAGCACGAAGTGCTGGCCCGCCGCCGCGAGCGCGAGAAGCTGCAGGCCTCGCTGGGCGGCATCAAGGACATGAACCGCCTGCCTGATGCCTTGTTCGTGATCGACATCGGCCACGAAGACATCGCCGTGCAGGAAGCCAAGAAGCTCGGCATTCCGGTGATCGCCGTGGTCGACACCAACTACAACCCGGAACTGGTCGACTACGCGATCCCGGGCAACGACGACGCGATCCGCGCGATCCAGCTGTACGCCCGTGCCGCCGCCGACTCGATCCTCGAAGGCAAGGCTGCCGCGCCGGCCGCCGCCCAGGGCGACGCGAACGACTTCGTCGAGCTGGACGAGGAAGGCAACCCGGTCGCCAAGATCGATCGCAAGCCGGCCCCGCGCCGCGACGCCGCCCCGCGCAAGAGCGCCCCGCGCCGCGACGGCGGCCGTGACGGCGGCCGCGGCCCGCGCAACGACGGCGCGCCTGCCGCCAAGTAA
- the tsf gene encoding translation elongation factor Ts: MSNISAQLVKELRERSGAGMMECKKALVENNGDIDAAMEWLRKSGLAKADKKASRVAAEGRIVAAQAAGKAVLVEINCETDFVAKDASFLKFSDTVADVALNSGAADVDALKAAAYPGASNVEEAAKALIATIGEKIDVRRMARVESDGVIGSYIHGGRIGVLVALKGGSEELAKGIAMHVAAMNPAHIRAEDVPAEFLAKEKEIALSLMSDKEKAKPAEILEKIIAGKIHKIVSEVTLLGQPYVLDTNVTVAEALKKEGADVVSVARLAVGEGIEKVEEDFAAEVMKQAGLR, from the coding sequence ATGAGCAATATTTCCGCACAACTGGTCAAGGAGCTGCGCGAGCGGTCCGGCGCCGGCATGATGGAATGCAAGAAGGCGCTGGTCGAGAACAACGGCGACATCGACGCCGCGATGGAATGGCTGCGCAAGTCCGGCCTGGCCAAGGCTGACAAGAAGGCCAGCCGCGTCGCCGCCGAAGGCCGCATCGTGGCCGCCCAGGCCGCCGGCAAGGCCGTGCTGGTCGAGATCAACTGCGAGACCGACTTCGTCGCCAAGGACGCCAGCTTCCTGAAGTTCAGCGACACCGTCGCCGACGTCGCGCTGAACTCCGGCGCCGCCGACGTCGACGCGCTGAAGGCTGCCGCCTATCCGGGCGCCAGCAACGTCGAGGAAGCCGCCAAGGCGCTGATCGCCACCATCGGCGAGAAGATCGACGTGCGCCGCATGGCCCGCGTCGAGAGCGACGGCGTGATCGGCAGCTACATCCACGGCGGCCGCATCGGCGTGCTGGTGGCGCTCAAGGGCGGCTCCGAGGAGCTGGCCAAGGGCATCGCGATGCACGTGGCGGCGATGAACCCGGCACACATCCGCGCCGAAGACGTGCCGGCCGAATTCCTGGCCAAGGAAAAAGAGATCGCGCTGAGCCTGATGTCCGACAAGGAAAAGGCCAAGCCGGCCGAGATCCTGGAGAAGATCATCGCCGGCAAGATCCACAAGATCGTGTCCGAAGTGACCCTGCTCGGCCAGCCCTACGTGCTGGACACCAACGTGACCGTGGCCGAGGCGCTGAAGAAGGAAGGCGCCGACGTCGTCTCGGTGGCCCGCCTGGCCGTCGGCGAAGGCATCGAGAAGGTGGAAGAGGATTTCGCCGCCGAAGTGATGAAGCAGGCCGGTCTGAGGTAA
- the pyrH gene encoding UMP kinase, producing MSDQPKYRRILLKLSGEALMGEADYGIDPKVIGRLADEIIEVQKAGVQIGIVIGGGNIFRGAGLAAAGMDRVTGDHMGMLATVMNALAMQDAIEKRGGFARVTSAIQIHDVAEDYIRRRAIRHIEKGRIVLFAAGTGNPFFTTDSAAALRAVEIGADLLLKATKVDGVYTADPAKHADATRYDRLGYDDVIERKLEVMDTAAIALCRDQQMPLRIYDMTAPGNLMRIMRGESIGTLVDGG from the coding sequence ATGAGCGACCAGCCCAAGTACCGCCGCATCCTGCTCAAGCTCTCCGGTGAAGCACTGATGGGCGAGGCCGATTACGGCATCGACCCGAAGGTGATCGGCCGGCTCGCCGACGAGATCATCGAGGTGCAGAAGGCCGGCGTGCAGATCGGCATCGTGATCGGCGGCGGCAACATCTTCCGCGGCGCCGGCCTCGCCGCCGCCGGCATGGACCGGGTCACCGGCGATCACATGGGCATGCTGGCCACCGTGATGAACGCGCTGGCGATGCAGGACGCGATCGAGAAACGCGGCGGCTTCGCGCGCGTGACCAGCGCGATCCAGATCCACGACGTGGCCGAGGATTACATCCGCCGCCGCGCGATCCGCCACATCGAGAAGGGCCGCATCGTGCTGTTCGCCGCCGGCACCGGCAACCCGTTCTTCACCACCGATTCGGCCGCCGCGCTGCGTGCGGTGGAGATCGGCGCCGACCTGCTGCTGAAGGCGACCAAGGTCGACGGCGTGTACACCGCCGACCCGGCCAAGCACGCCGACGCCACCCGCTACGACCGGCTCGGCTACGACGACGTGATCGAGCGCAAGCTGGAGGTGATGGACACCGCCGCGATCGCGCTGTGCCGCGACCAGCAGATGCCGCTGCGCATCTACGACATGACCGCGCCGGGCAACCTGATGCGGATCATGCGCGGCGAGTCGATCGGCACCCTGGTCGACGGCGGCTGA
- the frr gene encoding ribosome recycling factor encodes MLNDIKNDAQTRMGKSIESLKHDLTRIRTGRASTALVDGIKVAYYGSDMPLTQVASVSLSDARTIIITPWEKAMVAPIEKALMASDLGITPTTAGTVIRLNMPALTEERRKELARHVGHEGENAKIAIRNVRRDALQQVKDLLKEKLITEDDDRRIDDEIQKLTDRAVKDVDAVVKAKEEELMAL; translated from the coding sequence ATGCTCAACGACATCAAGAACGACGCCCAGACCCGCATGGGCAAGAGCATCGAATCACTCAAGCACGACCTCACCCGCATCCGCACCGGCCGTGCCAGCACGGCGCTGGTGGACGGCATCAAGGTCGCCTACTACGGCTCGGACATGCCGCTGACCCAGGTCGCCTCGGTGTCGCTGTCCGACGCGCGCACGATCATCATCACGCCGTGGGAAAAGGCCATGGTGGCGCCGATCGAGAAGGCGCTGATGGCCTCCGACCTGGGCATCACGCCGACCACCGCCGGCACCGTGATCCGCCTGAACATGCCCGCGCTCACCGAGGAGCGCCGCAAGGAACTGGCCAGGCACGTCGGCCACGAGGGCGAGAACGCCAAGATCGCGATCCGCAACGTGCGCCGCGACGCCCTGCAGCAGGTCAAGGACCTGCTCAAGGAAAAGCTGATCACCGAGGACGACGACCGCCGCATCGACGACGAGATCCAGAAGCTCACCGATCGCGCAGTGAAGGACGTCGACGCCGTGGTCAAGGCGAAGGAAGAGGAGCTGATGGCGCTCTGA
- the uppS gene encoding polyprenyl diphosphate synthase, producing MSGAEAAKVPRHIAIVMDGNGRWAKARHRPRSFGHNAGRKAVREVIEACLREGVQALTLFAFSSENWQRPQEEVGALMGLFVRALDKEVDELHGHGVRLRFIGDLAAFDEALRERMQAAMTRTAGNDKLQVNIAVSYGGRWDIVQASRQAAAAVARGELRADQIDEARLGQWMSLAELPPLDLFIRTGGECRISNFLLWQVAYAELYFTDTLWPDFDQACLRRAIEDYARRERRYGRTGEQVATTS from the coding sequence ATGTCCGGCGCCGAAGCCGCCAAGGTTCCGCGCCACATCGCCATCGTGATGGACGGCAACGGCCGCTGGGCCAAGGCTCGTCACCGTCCGCGCAGCTTCGGCCACAACGCCGGCCGCAAGGCCGTGCGCGAAGTGATCGAGGCGTGCCTGCGCGAGGGCGTGCAGGCGCTGACCCTGTTCGCCTTCTCCAGCGAGAACTGGCAGCGCCCGCAGGAAGAAGTCGGCGCGCTGATGGGTCTGTTCGTGCGCGCGCTGGACAAGGAAGTGGACGAACTGCATGGCCACGGCGTGCGCCTGCGTTTCATCGGCGATCTGGCCGCGTTCGACGAGGCGTTGCGTGAGCGCATGCAGGCCGCGATGACCCGCACCGCCGGCAACGACAAGCTGCAGGTGAACATCGCGGTGAGCTACGGCGGCCGCTGGGACATCGTGCAGGCCAGCCGCCAGGCCGCCGCCGCGGTGGCGCGCGGCGAGCTGCGCGCGGACCAGATCGACGAGGCCCGGCTTGGCCAGTGGATGAGCCTGGCCGAACTGCCGCCGCTGGACCTGTTCATCCGTACCGGCGGCGAGTGCCGCATCAGCAACTTCCTGTTGTGGCAGGTCGCGTACGCCGAACTGTACTTTACCGATACCTTGTGGCCCGATTTCGACCAGGCCTGCCTGCGTCGGGCCATCGAAGACTATGCCCGCCGGGAGCGCCGTTACGGCCGCACCGGCGAGCAGGTCGCCACCACTTCCTGA
- a CDS encoding phosphatidate cytidylyltransferase, whose product MLLQRILTALVLAPLAILIILLPPTGIFATIVALAFLAAWWEWAELSGLNSRPWRITLLVVAAAAFALLWHAHATLLTPLLLAAGIAWWLLACLWLRHFAFAAAPTRENLALKLLAGAFVIFPTWVALVSIHARAPHGHWWTLLALVIVWASDIGAYFSGRTFGKRKLAPQISPGKTWAGAYGAMVAGVLVAEAGGWLLGVRGAALLALALLAAMTVAVSIVGDLIESLMKRHAQVKDSGTIFPGHGGLMDRLDSVFAALPVFAAGLLLLDI is encoded by the coding sequence ATGCTGCTTCAGCGCATTCTCACCGCCCTGGTGCTCGCGCCGCTGGCGATCCTGATCATCCTGCTGCCGCCGACCGGCATCTTCGCGACCATCGTTGCGCTGGCGTTCCTGGCCGCCTGGTGGGAATGGGCCGAGCTGAGCGGCCTGAACAGCCGCCCATGGCGCATCACCCTGCTCGTCGTGGCGGCGGCCGCGTTCGCCTTGCTGTGGCACGCCCATGCCACGCTGCTGACCCCGCTGCTGCTGGCGGCCGGCATAGCCTGGTGGCTGCTGGCCTGCCTGTGGCTGCGCCATTTCGCGTTCGCCGCGGCGCCGACCCGCGAGAACCTCGCGCTGAAGCTGCTCGCCGGCGCGTTCGTGATCTTCCCGACCTGGGTCGCCCTGGTCAGCATCCACGCCCGCGCGCCGCACGGCCACTGGTGGACCCTGCTCGCGCTGGTGATCGTGTGGGCGTCCGACATCGGCGCGTATTTCAGCGGCCGTACATTCGGCAAGCGCAAGCTGGCACCGCAGATCAGCCCCGGCAAAACCTGGGCCGGCGCGTACGGCGCGATGGTGGCCGGCGTGCTGGTCGCCGAGGCCGGCGGCTGGCTGCTCGGCGTGCGCGGCGCCGCGCTGCTGGCGCTGGCGCTGCTGGCCGCGATGACGGTGGCGGTGTCGATCGTCGGCGACCTGATCGAGAGCCTGATGAAGCGGCATGCCCAGGTGAAGGATTCGGGCACCATTTTCCCCGGCCATGGCGGCCTGATGGACCGGCTGGACAGCGTGTTCGCCGCGCTGCCGGTGTTCGCCGCCGGCCTGCTCTTGCTGGACATCTGA
- a CDS encoding 1-deoxy-D-xylulose-5-phosphate reductoisomerase: protein MRNIAVLGATGSIGGNTLDVIARHPERFRASVLTAHRQVEALAALCVRHRPDLAVIADPALEADLSRRLAAAGVRCEVASGHAALTAAAAGNLCDTVVAAIVGAAGLESTLAAARAGKRLLLANKESIVMAGPLLLEAVAAGGGALIPVDSEHNAIFQCLPGGRPDLRRSGVRRLILTASGGPFRGRTRAELADITPDQACKHPNWVMGRKISVDSATLMNKGLEVIEAHHLFGAPAAAIDVVVHPQSLVHSMVEYVDGSVLAQLGNPDMRTAIAHALAWPERVESGVPSLDLAACAPLQFEPPDLVTFRCLALAFQALRAGGDAPAVLNAANEAAVEAFLAGALPFLSIADVVEAVLAELPAQAVVDVETLCERDRTAREAARRVLRNAC from the coding sequence ATGCGCAACATCGCCGTTCTCGGCGCCACCGGTTCGATCGGCGGCAATACGCTTGACGTCATCGCGCGTCACCCGGAGCGCTTTCGCGCCAGCGTGCTGACGGCGCATCGCCAGGTCGAGGCGCTGGCGGCCCTGTGCGTGCGGCATCGGCCGGACCTGGCGGTGATCGCCGACCCGGCGCTGGAAGCGGACCTGTCGCGCCGGCTGGCTGCCGCCGGCGTGCGCTGCGAAGTGGCCAGCGGCCACGCCGCACTGACCGCAGCCGCCGCCGGCAACCTGTGCGACACCGTGGTCGCCGCGATCGTCGGCGCCGCCGGGCTGGAATCCACGCTGGCCGCCGCGCGCGCCGGCAAGCGCCTGCTGCTGGCGAACAAGGAATCCATCGTGATGGCCGGCCCGCTGCTGCTGGAAGCGGTCGCCGCCGGTGGCGGCGCGCTGATCCCGGTCGATTCCGAACACAATGCGATCTTCCAGTGCCTGCCGGGCGGGCGCCCCGACCTGCGCCGCAGCGGCGTGCGCCGGCTGATCCTGACCGCTTCCGGCGGCCCGTTCCGCGGACGCACGCGCGCCGAGCTGGCCGACATCACGCCGGACCAGGCCTGCAAGCATCCGAACTGGGTGATGGGCCGCAAGATCTCGGTCGATTCGGCCACCCTGATGAACAAGGGACTGGAGGTGATCGAGGCGCACCACCTGTTCGGCGCGCCGGCCGCGGCGATCGACGTGGTGGTGCACCCGCAGAGCCTGGTGCACTCGATGGTCGAGTACGTCGACGGCTCGGTGCTGGCCCAGCTCGGCAACCCGGACATGCGCACCGCGATCGCGCACGCGCTGGCGTGGCCGGAGCGGGTCGAATCCGGCGTACCGTCGCTGGACCTGGCCGCCTGCGCTCCGCTGCAGTTCGAGCCGCCGGACCTGGTCACCTTCCGTTGCCTGGCGCTGGCGTTCCAGGCACTGCGTGCCGGCGGCGACGCCCCGGCCGTGCTGAACGCCGCCAACGAGGCGGCGGTGGAAGCGTTCCTGGCCGGCGCGCTGCCGTTCCTGTCGATCGCCGACGTGGTCGAGGCGGTGCTTGCGGAACTGCCGGCGCAAGCCGTGGTCGATGTTGAAACCCTTTGTGAACGCGACCGCACGGCCCGGGAGGCGGCTCGCCGCGTTCTGCGCAATGCTTGCTGA
- the rseP gene encoding RIP metalloprotease RseP translates to MTSFFGSVFWLLVTLGVLVTFHEFGHYWVARRCGVKVLRFSVGFGNAIWKRIGRDGTEYQIAAIPLGGYVKMLDAREGEVDPALREQEFTGKSVWKRIAIVAAGPGFNLIFTIVAFWLMFMLGRPDVAPVVTAAPQSLAASAGIQPGDRILSIDGRTVTTWTDSMDVVANALLGRAPLPLTVRGQDGRSRELVLPLDELPPGQDVGQYLGKLGLKLAPPPAIAATVMPGQPAALAGMQGGDRIVSVNGQPVSDFIAFGKLVQAEAVKSPRLAIGIERAGRPQQLDVTAKWESLEGQPQKWVMGVGAPPAETATVSYGPVKALAASFGTTWRNTTQTFSMLGKMLTGEASTRNLSGVIGIAEVANASASMGLPWFLQFLALVSLSLAILNLLPIPVLDGGHLLYYLVELIKGSPVSEQAMVVGQYIGLALLFTLMGLAFYNDIHRMLLS, encoded by the coding sequence ATGACTTCCTTCTTCGGCTCGGTGTTCTGGTTGCTGGTCACGCTCGGCGTGCTGGTGACCTTCCATGAATTCGGCCACTACTGGGTCGCGCGCCGTTGTGGGGTCAAGGTGCTGCGCTTCTCGGTCGGCTTCGGCAACGCGATCTGGAAACGCATCGGCCGCGACGGCACCGAGTACCAGATCGCCGCGATCCCGCTGGGCGGCTACGTCAAGATGCTGGACGCGCGCGAGGGCGAGGTCGACCCCGCGCTGCGCGAGCAGGAATTCACCGGCAAATCGGTGTGGAAGCGCATCGCCATCGTCGCCGCCGGGCCGGGTTTCAACCTGATCTTCACCATCGTCGCGTTCTGGCTGATGTTCATGCTGGGCCGCCCGGACGTGGCGCCGGTGGTGACCGCGGCGCCGCAGAGCCTCGCCGCCAGCGCCGGCATCCAGCCGGGCGACCGCATCCTCAGCATCGATGGCCGCACCGTCACCACCTGGACCGATTCGATGGACGTGGTGGCCAACGCCCTGCTCGGGCGCGCGCCGCTGCCGCTCACCGTGCGCGGCCAGGATGGGCGATCGCGCGAGCTGGTGCTGCCGCTGGACGAATTGCCGCCGGGCCAGGACGTGGGCCAGTACCTGGGCAAGCTCGGCCTGAAGCTGGCGCCGCCGCCGGCAATCGCCGCCACCGTGATGCCCGGCCAGCCGGCCGCGCTGGCCGGCATGCAGGGCGGCGACCGCATCGTCAGCGTCAACGGCCAGCCGGTGAGCGACTTCATCGCGTTCGGCAAGCTGGTGCAGGCCGAAGCCGTCAAGTCGCCCAGACTGGCGATCGGCATCGAACGCGCGGGCCGGCCGCAGCAGCTCGACGTCACCGCCAAGTGGGAATCGCTGGAAGGCCAGCCGCAGAAATGGGTGATGGGCGTCGGCGCCCCGCCGGCCGAAACGGCCACCGTGAGTTACGGCCCGGTCAAGGCGCTGGCCGCTTCGTTCGGCACCACATGGCGCAACACCACGCAGACCTTCAGCATGCTCGGCAAGATGCTGACCGGCGAGGCCTCGACCCGGAACCTGTCCGGCGTCATCGGCATCGCCGAAGTGGCGAACGCCTCGGCCAGCATGGGCCTGCCCTGGTTCCTGCAGTTCCTGGCGCTGGTGTCGCTGAGCCTGGCGATCCTCAACCTGCTGCCGATCCCGGTCCTGGATGGCGGACACCTGCTGTATTATCTTGTGGAGTTGATCAAGGGCAGCCCGGTCAGCGAGCAGGCGATGGTCGTGGGCCAGTACATCGGCCTGGCGTTGCTGTTCACCCTTATGGGGCTGGCGTTCTACAACGATATCCACCGCATGCTGCTGTCGTGA
- the bamA gene encoding outer membrane protein assembly factor BamA gives MKRIAALILLASLSANAFAFDPFVVTDIRIDGLSRISAGTVYNYLPINKGDQLTNDGAQRAIRALYRTKFFSDVEFDREGSILVIKVVERPSIAKLTLRGNKDIKTDDLKKGLKEIGLTEGETFDRLALDNVQQELIRQYYNRGKYNVSVDPHVTRLDRNRVAVEIEIREGKAAKIKELNILGNHAFTDKQIRDGFESDTTNWMSWYSKDDQYSREKLSGDLEKLQSYYMDRGYADFGVDSTQVAIAPDKRAMYIDASIKEGEIYKVADVKLLGELILPEKTMRQLVFVKAGETFNRAAVEASSKAIKAVLANIGYAYAKVTPIPKLDKEKRTVDLTLYVEPGQRVYVRRVVFQGNTRTEDGVLRREMRQLEGSWYSQAAIDRSKVRLQRLGYFKTVDIDKKLVPGTQDKVDVTVKVEEQSAGSMQFGIGYSQYSGIILNASVSQNNLFGSGDSFSISGERSTYYTRLGLNYYNPYLTDSGIGIGYSASYSKTDYGNTDFANYATSAKSFSTYLGIPISETDGLRVGLGISSNKVNLFPGYSPLVLIDYQNEIGNKTIHTWTGTLGWNHDTRNGYWAPTRGGLLSASTDVALPGSTVQYWKLSTEANHYWPIGKGFVLYLDGRVEYGKTYGKNGISDEAYDQLAAASKADNPSQSHIITDMRQDLPFWQNSYAGGVRDVRGFQDNTLGPRVCIDGSTPNAGGMCNNGAYYAQPIGGAFKVLGTAQVFLPLPFLKDVNTARVSWFMDVGNVYKDYKSFDASELRASTGISLQWQAPIGPLIISLAVPFRSKDADRHYEERIQFTFGSQF, from the coding sequence ATGAAGCGTATCGCCGCGCTGATTTTGCTTGCCTCCCTCTCCGCCAATGCGTTCGCGTTCGACCCGTTCGTGGTGACGGACATCCGCATCGACGGCCTCAGCCGGATTTCCGCCGGCACCGTGTACAACTACCTGCCGATCAACAAGGGCGACCAGTTGACCAACGACGGGGCCCAGCGGGCCATCCGCGCGCTGTACCGGACCAAGTTCTTCAGCGACGTCGAGTTCGACCGCGAAGGCAGCATCCTGGTGATCAAGGTGGTCGAACGGCCCTCGATCGCCAAGCTGACCCTGCGCGGCAACAAGGACATCAAGACCGACGACCTGAAGAAGGGCCTGAAGGAAATCGGCCTCACCGAAGGCGAGACCTTCGACCGCCTGGCGCTGGACAACGTGCAGCAGGAACTGATCCGGCAGTACTACAACCGCGGCAAGTACAACGTGTCGGTCGACCCGCACGTGACCCGGCTGGACCGCAACCGCGTCGCCGTCGAGATCGAGATCCGCGAAGGCAAGGCGGCCAAGATCAAGGAACTGAACATCCTCGGCAACCACGCGTTCACCGACAAGCAGATCCGCGACGGCTTCGAATCGGACACCACCAACTGGATGTCGTGGTATTCGAAGGACGACCAGTATTCGCGCGAGAAGCTCTCCGGCGACCTGGAGAAGCTGCAGTCCTACTACATGGATCGCGGCTACGCCGATTTCGGCGTCGACTCCACCCAGGTGGCCATTGCGCCGGACAAGCGCGCGATGTACATCGACGCCAGCATCAAGGAAGGCGAGATCTACAAGGTCGCCGACGTCAAGCTGCTCGGCGAGCTGATCCTGCCGGAGAAGACCATGCGCCAGCTGGTCTTCGTCAAGGCCGGCGAAACCTTCAACCGCGCCGCGGTCGAAGCCAGCAGCAAGGCGATCAAGGCGGTGCTGGCCAATATCGGCTACGCCTACGCCAAGGTCACCCCGATCCCGAAGCTGGACAAGGAAAAGCGCACGGTCGACCTGACCCTGTACGTCGAGCCCGGCCAGCGCGTATACGTGCGGCGGGTGGTGTTCCAGGGCAACACGCGCACCGAGGACGGCGTGCTGCGCCGCGAGATGCGCCAGCTCGAAGGCTCCTGGTACTCGCAGGCGGCGATCGACCGCTCCAAGGTCCGTCTGCAGCGGCTGGGCTATTTCAAGACGGTCGACATCGACAAGAAGCTGGTACCGGGCACCCAGGACAAGGTCGATGTCACGGTCAAGGTCGAGGAGCAGTCCGCCGGCAGCATGCAGTTCGGCATCGGCTATTCGCAGTACTCCGGCATCATCCTGAATGCCTCGGTGTCGCAGAACAACCTGTTCGGCAGCGGCGACAGCTTCTCGATCAGCGGTGAGCGCAGCACCTACTACACCCGCCTCGGCCTCAACTACTACAACCCCTACCTGACCGACAGCGGCATCGGCATCGGCTACAGCGCCTCGTACTCGAAGACCGACTACGGCAATACCGATTTCGCGAACTACGCCACCAGCGCGAAGAGTTTCTCCACCTACCTCGGCATCCCGATCAGCGAGACCGACGGCCTGCGCGTGGGCCTGGGCATCAGCAGCAACAAGGTCAACCTGTTCCCGGGCTACAGCCCGCTGGTGCTGATCGACTACCAGAACGAGATCGGCAACAAGACCATCCACACCTGGACCGGCACGCTGGGCTGGAACCACGACACCCGCAACGGCTACTGGGCGCCGACCCGCGGCGGCCTGCTCTCGGCCTCGACCGACGTCGCCCTGCCCGGCTCGACCGTGCAGTACTGGAAGCTCTCTACCGAGGCGAACCACTACTGGCCGATCGGCAAGGGTTTCGTGCTGTATCTGGATGGCCGGGTCGAATACGGCAAGACCTACGGCAAGAACGGCATCAGCGACGAGGCTTACGATCAACTGGCGGCGGCCAGCAAGGCCGACAACCCCAGCCAGAGCCACATCATCACCGACATGCGCCAGGACCTGCCGTTCTGGCAGAACTCCTACGCCGGCGGCGTGCGCGACGTGCGCGGCTTCCAGGACAACACGCTGGGGCCGCGGGTCTGCATCGACGGCAGCACTCCCAACGCGGGCGGCATGTGCAACAACGGCGCGTATTACGCGCAGCCCATCGGCGGCGCGTTCAAGGTGCTCGGCACCGCGCAGGTGTTCCTGCCGCTGCCGTTCCTGAAGGACGTCAACACCGCGCGCGTGTCCTGGTTCATGGACGTCGGCAACGTCTACAAGGATTACAAGAGCTTCGATGCTTCCGAGCTGCGCGCGTCCACCGGCATCTCGCTGCAGTGGCAGGCGCCGATCGGCCCGCTGATCATCAGCCTCGCCGTGCCATTCCGCTCGAAGGACGCGGACCGCCACTACGAGGAGCGCATCCAGTTCACCTTCGGCAGCCAGTTCTGA
- the lpxD gene encoding UDP-3-O-(3-hydroxymyristoyl)glucosamine N-acyltransferase has product MSAINYTVAELAERFGLSFSGDGARVIDGVGTLAGAGPSQLSFLSNSKYTAQLAAARAGVIVLREENLADCPTAALIARDPYVAYARIAALFERMPAAPAGIHPSAVVAAGAQVSASASIGPGCVIADGAVIGDGVVLGPHCIIGEDCTVGAQSRLVARVTLVTRVTLGQRVLVHPGAVIGSDGFGLAFDKDHWIKLPQLGGVRIGDDCEIGANTTIDRGALDDTVLEEDVRLDNQIQIAHNVHVGAHTAMAGCAAVAGSAKIGRYCMIGGNAGVLGHLELADRVTITAKSLVTHSIREPGEYSSGVPLQDNRQWRKNAARFKHLDEYARRLSALEKDSNNE; this is encoded by the coding sequence ATGAGCGCAATCAACTACACGGTGGCCGAACTGGCCGAGCGGTTCGGCCTCAGCTTCAGCGGCGATGGCGCGCGGGTCATCGACGGCGTCGGCACGCTGGCCGGCGCCGGCCCCAGCCAGCTGAGCTTCCTCTCCAACAGCAAGTACACCGCCCAACTGGCCGCCGCTCGCGCCGGCGTGATCGTGCTGCGCGAGGAAAACCTCGCCGACTGCCCGACGGCGGCGCTGATCGCGCGGGATCCGTACGTCGCCTATGCGCGCATCGCCGCGCTGTTCGAACGGATGCCGGCCGCACCGGCGGGCATCCACCCCAGCGCCGTGGTTGCCGCCGGGGCGCAGGTCAGCGCCAGCGCCAGCATCGGCCCCGGCTGCGTGATCGCCGACGGCGCGGTGATCGGCGACGGCGTCGTGCTCGGCCCGCACTGCATCATCGGCGAAGACTGCACGGTCGGCGCACAGTCGCGGCTGGTGGCGCGGGTCACCCTGGTCACCCGGGTCACGCTCGGCCAGCGCGTGCTGGTGCATCCCGGCGCGGTGATCGGCTCGGACGGCTTCGGCCTCGCCTTCGACAAGGACCATTGGATCAAGCTGCCGCAGCTCGGCGGCGTGCGCATCGGCGACGACTGCGAGATCGGCGCGAACACCACGATCGACCGCGGCGCGCTGGACGACACCGTGCTGGAAGAGGACGTGCGGCTGGACAACCAGATCCAGATCGCCCACAACGTGCACGTCGGCGCGCACACCGCGATGGCCGGCTGCGCGGCGGTGGCCGGCAGCGCGAAGATCGGCCGCTACTGCATGATCGGCGGCAACGCCGGCGTGCTCGGCCATCTCGAACTGGCCGACCGGGTTACCATTACCGCCAAGAGCCTGGTCACGCATTCGATCCGCGAGCCCGGCGAATATTCATCCGGCGTGCCGCTGCAGGACAACCGCCAGTGGCGGAAGAACGCGGCGCGCTTCAAGCATCTGGACGAGTACGCGCGCCGATTGTCGGCGCTGGAGAAGGACAGCAACAATGAGTGA